A DNA window from Micromonospora sp. NBC_01739 contains the following coding sequences:
- a CDS encoding SDR family NAD(P)-dependent oxidoreductase, protein MSSLLDLDDLDLTEPPDGADVRVTRSSPRRRAEPVAVIGMSGRIGEAENLDEFWSRLLRGEEGYRDLPEARRADVDAYLAARGVRLPIAAERYSGGTRLPSVSEFDYRFFSLSRQEAKAIDPNQRIFLETAWAALEDAGYLNKDIGGGKVGVYAGMSADFGEDYRAIIQAVDPGAPEIAVAGNIRSMIASRIAYLLDLRGPSLLVDTACSSGLVAAYTAYRAIQNGECSMAIVGAVKTDLLPVDADDESGIGLKDIQDTLAADRHTRTFDQKCDGTTAAEGCVVFVFKSLERARRDGDNIHAVIMGGAINQDGASNGITAPNADAQADLITEALADAGVRAEQVSFIEAHGTATRLGDPVEVSGIERAFSRQTARKQFCGIGTVKTYIGHMDNASGLAGLAKLVLSLKHRVLPASLNFEEPNQNITFAQTPVFVNDRTVAWSDDERETLFAGINSFGLSGTNCHLVLRSADPEPAADRAGMGSPSCFLLPLSARNAPALTRLAERYRDFLSRHEVDLADLAFTASVGRLHHGVRAAFVFESQAELGTLLTRFVEDGEGRSANPDLSRGTFRLVLERGEKREPHDLLYSEHDELNREAAAVVAGTAVAPDRAALRGLASLYSRGAEVDWQRAAPEGGRRTSLPTYPFERTPCWIDPVDQGRRGLVDGADVVRSLHRDIVVCRLAPENFWELAEHRIHGVSVLPGTGLVEMVVMSARRLGLAESDVTLRNVFFAAPLAVADGEEKEVHVIFETSGDISTVTIASRGADGDWVENARGELVRDVAAGPVASLDVEGLRRRLDRPLREPEGSDRAKGLDVSERWTATLGAGHADPESTELLYEFELPSRYRSELSDYVLHPSLFDTVINAPSNVYDQERLYLPFSYGVLTVRDSLPARVLAYFRKRPESVAGALYAFDVTVVDPTGRVLLTVDNYCIKSAVDLDVTGPGEYGYVQTYRRVALPTPSRRGSGTVLLCGDVGTTFAGVRGHLEAAGYDCVQVSSVTDAVGDERLGERREFAFGVVGCQPAEGDPLADPSEPVEGALGLLKLISERQFGFVGGLVVLTHNALAVTGDETALHPGQAGLLGMMRVAALEYKALGIRCVDSDEHTGPALLVGEATSVDRPPFLLYRNGHPYEPQVKRQPIPLPDGDRAPLSGGDGVTVMSGGTGDLGTAVARHLIRRGVRKLVLLGSDRAAETRPEWAEFERDLDVFEVVRLDLGDRRAVEGTVRDLRARHGRVSGVLHLAGRPGVGFLYTKNLDEFMAVYRPKALGGVYLHEATLADRPDYFVAFSSIAGLLLNPGQSDYTAANLVLDSLAQYRDRERLPGLSIQWPAWRETGIAQRMDAADEDELFPPLDTAEAVDLLDALMTSGGHPPVLMPGRMRKATRQVPRDAGRSAVGRAVEVHGLEEVGDLERGVAEIWAEALDLDVLDAHEDFGDLGGNSLLTAQMLKLYDERYPGLIDITDLFRHTTVAAQVACLRARLHPDEPAAEGPPPAVRADESDIDKLLDLLEQGSITVGGSQGLLEETETR, encoded by the coding sequence ATGAGCTCCCTGCTCGATCTTGACGACCTGGACCTGACGGAGCCCCCGGACGGTGCCGACGTCCGCGTCACGCGCTCCAGCCCACGGCGCAGAGCCGAACCCGTCGCCGTCATCGGGATGAGCGGTCGGATCGGCGAGGCGGAGAACCTCGACGAGTTCTGGTCGAGGCTGCTGCGCGGCGAGGAGGGGTACCGCGACCTGCCGGAAGCCCGACGTGCCGACGTCGACGCCTACCTCGCCGCACGCGGCGTGCGGCTGCCGATCGCGGCCGAGCGCTACTCCGGCGGCACCCGGCTGCCCAGCGTGTCCGAGTTCGATTACCGGTTCTTCTCGCTGTCCCGGCAGGAAGCCAAGGCGATCGACCCGAATCAGCGGATCTTCCTGGAGACCGCCTGGGCCGCGCTCGAAGACGCCGGCTACCTGAACAAGGACATCGGCGGTGGGAAGGTCGGCGTCTACGCGGGCATGTCGGCCGACTTCGGCGAGGACTACCGAGCGATCATCCAGGCGGTCGACCCCGGCGCGCCCGAGATCGCGGTCGCCGGCAACATCCGGTCGATGATCGCCAGCCGGATCGCCTACCTGCTTGACCTGCGGGGACCGTCGTTGCTGGTGGACACGGCCTGCTCGTCGGGCCTGGTCGCCGCGTACACGGCGTACCGCGCGATCCAGAACGGCGAGTGCTCGATGGCGATCGTCGGCGCCGTCAAGACCGACCTGCTCCCGGTCGACGCCGACGACGAGTCCGGCATCGGCCTCAAGGACATCCAGGACACGCTGGCCGCAGACCGGCACACCCGGACGTTCGACCAGAAGTGCGACGGCACCACCGCCGCTGAAGGGTGTGTCGTCTTCGTATTCAAGTCACTGGAACGGGCGCGGCGCGACGGCGACAACATCCACGCCGTCATCATGGGCGGCGCGATCAACCAGGACGGGGCGTCGAACGGCATCACCGCGCCCAACGCCGACGCGCAGGCCGACCTCATCACCGAGGCCCTCGCCGACGCCGGGGTCAGGGCCGAGCAGGTCAGCTTCATCGAGGCGCACGGCACCGCCACCAGGCTCGGCGACCCCGTCGAGGTCAGCGGCATCGAGCGGGCGTTCTCCCGACAGACCGCCCGCAAGCAGTTCTGCGGTATCGGCACGGTCAAGACGTACATCGGCCACATGGACAACGCCTCCGGCCTCGCGGGGCTGGCCAAACTCGTCCTGTCGCTCAAGCACCGGGTCCTGCCGGCGAGCCTCAACTTCGAGGAGCCCAACCAGAACATCACGTTCGCGCAGACGCCTGTATTCGTCAACGACCGGACGGTGGCCTGGTCCGACGACGAGCGGGAGACGCTGTTCGCCGGCATCAACAGCTTCGGCCTGAGCGGGACGAACTGTCACCTCGTGCTGCGGAGCGCGGACCCGGAGCCGGCCGCCGACCGTGCCGGCATGGGCTCGCCATCCTGCTTCCTGCTGCCGCTCAGCGCCCGGAACGCCCCAGCGTTGACCAGGCTCGCCGAGCGTTACCGCGATTTTCTGTCCCGTCACGAGGTGGACCTCGCCGATCTCGCCTTCACCGCGTCGGTCGGCCGGTTGCACCACGGCGTGCGCGCCGCGTTCGTCTTCGAGAGCCAGGCGGAGCTCGGCACGCTGCTGACCCGGTTCGTCGAGGACGGCGAGGGCAGGAGCGCGAATCCGGACCTGAGCCGGGGCACGTTTCGCCTGGTGCTGGAGCGTGGCGAGAAGCGCGAGCCGCACGACCTGCTGTACTCCGAGCACGACGAGCTGAACCGGGAGGCCGCAGCGGTCGTGGCCGGCACCGCCGTGGCGCCCGACCGCGCCGCGCTGCGCGGGTTGGCATCCCTCTACTCGCGCGGCGCCGAGGTCGACTGGCAGCGGGCCGCGCCCGAGGGCGGCCGCCGGACATCGCTGCCCACGTACCCGTTCGAGCGGACGCCTTGTTGGATCGACCCCGTCGACCAGGGCCGCCGGGGCCTGGTCGACGGCGCGGACGTGGTGCGCTCGCTGCACCGCGACATCGTGGTGTGCCGGCTCGCCCCCGAGAACTTCTGGGAACTGGCCGAACACCGCATCCACGGCGTCAGCGTGCTACCCGGTACCGGGCTGGTCGAGATGGTCGTGATGTCGGCGCGGCGGCTCGGCCTGGCCGAGTCGGACGTGACGCTGCGCAACGTCTTCTTCGCTGCCCCGCTCGCGGTGGCCGACGGCGAGGAGAAGGAGGTGCACGTCATCTTCGAGACCTCGGGCGACATCAGTACCGTCACCATCGCCAGTCGGGGCGCCGACGGTGACTGGGTGGAGAATGCCCGGGGCGAACTGGTCCGCGACGTCGCCGCCGGGCCGGTCGCGTCGCTCGACGTCGAGGGCCTGCGGCGGCGGTTGGACCGGCCACTGCGGGAACCCGAGGGCTCCGATCGCGCCAAGGGGCTGGACGTCAGTGAACGGTGGACCGCGACGTTGGGCGCCGGGCACGCCGACCCGGAGTCGACCGAGCTGCTGTACGAGTTCGAGCTGCCGTCGCGGTACCGGTCCGAGTTGTCGGACTACGTCCTGCACCCCTCGCTGTTCGACACCGTCATCAACGCGCCGAGCAACGTCTACGACCAGGAACGGTTGTACCTGCCGTTCTCCTACGGCGTGCTGACCGTCCGCGACTCACTGCCCGCCCGGGTGCTCGCCTATTTCCGCAAGCGGCCCGAGTCTGTGGCCGGTGCGCTGTACGCGTTCGACGTGACCGTGGTCGATCCGACCGGCCGGGTGCTGCTGACGGTGGACAACTACTGCATCAAGTCGGCGGTCGACCTCGACGTCACGGGGCCCGGCGAGTACGGGTACGTCCAGACCTACCGACGCGTCGCCCTGCCGACGCCGTCCCGGCGCGGCAGCGGAACCGTCCTGCTCTGTGGAGATGTCGGTACCACGTTCGCCGGCGTCCGGGGGCACCTCGAAGCGGCCGGCTACGACTGCGTCCAGGTGTCGAGCGTCACCGACGCGGTCGGCGACGAGCGGCTCGGCGAGCGCCGCGAGTTCGCCTTCGGCGTGGTGGGTTGCCAACCGGCCGAGGGCGACCCGCTCGCCGACCCGAGTGAGCCGGTCGAAGGGGCGTTGGGCCTGCTCAAGCTCATCTCGGAGCGGCAGTTCGGGTTCGTCGGCGGACTGGTGGTCCTGACGCACAACGCGCTCGCGGTCACCGGTGACGAGACAGCGCTGCACCCCGGCCAGGCCGGCCTGCTCGGCATGATGCGCGTCGCGGCCCTGGAGTACAAGGCGCTCGGTATCCGGTGCGTCGACAGCGACGAGCACACCGGCCCGGCGCTGCTGGTGGGTGAGGCCACCAGCGTTGACCGGCCGCCGTTCCTGCTCTACCGCAACGGGCACCCGTACGAGCCGCAGGTGAAGCGGCAGCCGATCCCGCTGCCCGACGGTGACCGGGCGCCGCTGTCCGGTGGCGACGGGGTGACCGTCATGTCGGGTGGCACGGGCGACCTCGGCACCGCCGTTGCGCGGCACCTGATCCGGCGGGGCGTCCGCAAACTCGTCCTGCTGGGGTCCGACCGGGCGGCCGAGACCCGGCCGGAATGGGCGGAGTTCGAGCGTGATCTGGACGTGTTCGAGGTCGTCCGGCTCGACCTGGGCGACCGGCGGGCCGTCGAGGGGACGGTGCGCGACCTCCGCGCGCGGCACGGCCGGGTGTCCGGCGTGCTGCACCTCGCAGGGCGGCCCGGCGTCGGGTTCCTGTACACGAAGAACCTCGACGAGTTCATGGCGGTCTACCGGCCCAAGGCACTGGGCGGGGTGTACCTGCACGAGGCCACCCTGGCGGACCGGCCCGACTACTTCGTCGCGTTCTCCAGCATCGCCGGGCTCCTGCTCAACCCGGGCCAGTCCGACTACACGGCGGCGAACCTGGTGCTGGACAGCCTGGCCCAGTACCGCGACCGCGAGCGGCTACCCGGCCTGAGCATCCAGTGGCCGGCGTGGCGCGAGACCGGCATCGCCCAGCGCATGGACGCGGCCGACGAGGACGAGTTGTTCCCGCCGCTGGACACCGCCGAGGCGGTGGACCTGCTCGACGCCCTGATGACCTCCGGTGGCCATCCGCCGGTGCTCATGCCCGGCCGGATGCGGAAGGCGACCCGGCAGGTGCCGCGCGACGCCGGCCGGAGCGCGGTCGGGCGTGCCGTCGAGGTGCACGGGCTCGAAGAGGTCGGCGACCTCGAACGGGGCGTAGCGGAGATCTGGGCGGAAGCGCTCGACCTCGACGTGCTCGACGCGCACGAGGACTTCGGTGACCTCGGCGGCAACTCGCTGCTGACGGCGCAGATGCTGAAGCTCTACGACGAGCGCTACCCGGGTCTGATTGACATCACGGACCTCTTCCGCCACACCACCGTCGCCGCCCAGGTGGCCTGCCTCAGGGCCAGGCTGCACCCGGACGAGCCGGCCGCCGAAGGGCCGCCGCCGGCAGTCAGGGCGGACGAGAGCGACATCGACAAACTGCTGGACCTGCTGGAACAGGGCTCGATCACGGTCGGCGGCAGCCAGGGCCTACTTGAGGAAACGGAAACCAGATGA
- a CDS encoding ACP S-malonyltransferase, whose amino-acid sequence MKDLVIVFPGQGSQFAGMGRKWFDEHESVRDRFGQASDIVGYSLADLCFTAPPAEVTRTRYAQVSLLVLSYSMYEVMTAGRKVPVSYLTGHSLGEITALLAAGALTFEDAVRLVKVRGEAMEGCAADSGTGMIATVRMPVADVEKCVEDFNAAGHDVQVANYNGELQTVLSGSLDGLKGMTAYLEDRGARVVKLNVAGAFHSTFMAGALPEYTKALSEVTITEPAVPVYSNVTGEAYESAEAIRETLAVQLTSPVRWSDIVASLVDRKAAVWIEVGPKQVLKRMLTGAVGSGEVYSLDEEPDRVGAVLDHLVELKKREPGVVGLCLGAAAATRNRNFDADEYHNGVVLSYRKLQELSKLDQESLSDQQKQTALDLLLTIMRTKRVAEAEQRDRIESILRRTREVGLRTNEGALAT is encoded by the coding sequence ATGAAAGATCTCGTGATCGTGTTCCCGGGGCAGGGTTCCCAGTTCGCGGGCATGGGCAGGAAGTGGTTCGACGAGCACGAGAGTGTGCGGGACCGCTTCGGGCAGGCGTCCGACATCGTCGGATACTCGCTGGCCGACCTGTGCTTCACCGCGCCGCCCGCCGAGGTGACCAGGACCAGGTACGCCCAGGTCTCGCTGCTGGTGCTCAGCTACTCGATGTACGAGGTGATGACCGCAGGGCGGAAGGTGCCGGTCTCCTACCTGACCGGGCACAGCCTGGGGGAGATCACCGCGCTGCTCGCGGCGGGCGCGCTGACGTTCGAGGACGCGGTACGCCTGGTCAAGGTGCGCGGTGAGGCGATGGAGGGCTGCGCCGCAGACAGCGGCACCGGGATGATCGCCACGGTGCGGATGCCGGTCGCCGACGTGGAGAAGTGCGTCGAGGACTTCAACGCGGCGGGTCACGACGTGCAGGTCGCCAACTACAACGGTGAGCTGCAGACTGTGTTGTCGGGCAGCCTGGACGGCCTCAAGGGTATGACCGCCTACCTCGAGGACCGTGGGGCGAGGGTGGTGAAACTCAACGTCGCCGGCGCGTTCCACAGCACGTTCATGGCCGGCGCGCTGCCCGAGTACACCAAGGCGCTGAGCGAGGTCACGATCACCGAGCCCGCCGTCCCGGTCTACAGCAACGTCACCGGCGAGGCGTACGAGAGCGCCGAGGCCATCCGGGAGACGCTGGCCGTCCAGCTGACCAGTCCGGTCCGGTGGAGCGACATCGTGGCGTCCCTGGTGGACCGTAAGGCAGCGGTGTGGATCGAGGTCGGGCCGAAGCAGGTCCTGAAGAGGATGCTCACCGGTGCCGTCGGCTCGGGCGAGGTGTACAGCCTGGACGAGGAGCCCGATCGGGTCGGCGCGGTGCTCGACCACCTCGTCGAGCTGAAGAAGCGCGAGCCCGGGGTGGTCGGGCTGTGCCTGGGCGCCGCCGCGGCCACCCGGAACCGGAACTTCGACGCCGACGAATACCACAACGGCGTCGTCCTGTCGTACCGCAAGCTCCAGGAGCTGAGCAAGCTCGACCAGGAGTCGCTCTCCGACCAGCAGAAACAGACCGCGTTGGACCTGCTGCTCACCATCATGCGGACAAAGCGGGTCGCCGAGGCCGAGCAGCGGGACCGCATCGAGTCGATCCTGCGCCGCACCCGTGAGGTCGGCCTCCGGACGAACGAGGGGGCGCTCGCCACATGA